A DNA window from Trypanosoma brucei brucei TREU927 chromosome 10, whole genome shotgun sequence contains the following coding sequences:
- a CDS encoding hypothetical protein, conserved (contains WD40 repeats, similar to U3 small nucleolar RNA interacting protein 2): MLAKKRAERQHAITATAGGERKKELQKLKRRREESNEEAKRDGRSSERKHRLSGSERLSEDPMLLSAEDPTSVLRAIGDHVNTRLKELDFDDDIDADLFDERQRQLREEAELAAGTRSRLLASHIAEFLHKQQKKGTIESEKVESPSATDVSAVFVAHNSNAVTAVCSLGNEIVFLGDKTGAVYFVELRDNAGSTRKELLSPCLSAAVLSIAVSDTRGVRPSQRTLFERTTADVSVTSYVAVGAADGTIGIWVTDTRRHLGTLTMHRSAVTGLAFRNDTLYSGGYDEALRVWALPQMSCEDKLFGHTGRVFGLHCLRRERCATVGDDGTMRFWKVDAATQQEFTASAHFGGKVVLECVVMMNDFIVLCGAANGALLVFDVGKRKPVAVREGAHGYGFVGDGTGLESEAIAMRQKLDGSVVSETRIPNPITAVAAIPYSDTAASASYDGVVRLWRVGAASESSGKTGTGSGVPATPVVQPSSLDCLASIPVRAIVTSLYFPPTSDVLLIACSKEPRLGRWVVQRSALNSVYVVPLNQETRFKLSSRGRVEHLPTLLYGIDNDGASDEADRMEDATEGLSDAGGRGGSYRSHDEVGNGGEEGDDGTETDNSTGMFTVGEEGQMKFSMPMSNGDRYHGTKKKSKKRTPGAKGEVCAPKTSSKRSSTEAAEEERRKRKKKKDKKKGAGGGKHSTAGEEDK, encoded by the coding sequence ATGCTTGCCAAGAAGAGGGCCGAGAGGCAACATGCCATTACAGCTACCGCTGGTGGGGAACGTAAGAAGGAACTGCAGAAACTGAAGCGCCGTCGCGAAGAGTCGAATGAAGAGGCGAAAAGGGATGGTCGGAGCAGTGAAAGGAAGCATCGACTGTCGGGCAGTGAAAGATTATCAGAAGATCCGATGCTCCTCTCAGCTGAAGACCCCACCTCGGTATTGCGCGCGATTGGTGACCATGTGAACACCCGGTTGAAAGAACTAGACTTTGATGATGATATCGACGCTGATCTCTTTGATGAAAGGCAACGGCAGCTGCGCGAGGAGGCAGAACTTGCGGCCGGGACGAGGAGTCGTCTGTTGGCCTCCCATATCGCTGAATTTCttcacaagcaacaaaaaaaagggacgaTCGAATCTGAGAAAGTTGAAAGCCCATCGGCAACGGACGTCAGTGCTGTGTTTGTAGCTCACAACAGCAACGCCGTTACGGCAGTATGCAGTCTGGGCAACGAGATTGTGTTTCTCGGTGACAAAACGGGGGCTGTGTATTTTGTTGAGCTGAGAGATAATGCGGGTAGCACAAGAAAGGAACTACTGTCCCCTTGCCTCTCCGCTGCAGTACTTTCAATTGCGGTATCGGACACTCGCGGTGTGCGGCCTTCTCAGCGCACTCTTTTTGAGCGAACTACTGCTGACGTTAGTGTTACATCATATGTGGCAGTAGGAGCGGCGGACGGTACCATTGGCATCTGGGTTACGGATACCAGACGCCACTTGGGAACTCTGACAATGCATCGCTCCGCAGTAACTGGTCTCGCATTTCGTAACGATACACTTTACAGCGGGGGCTACGATGAGGCACTGCGGGTGTGGGCATTACCGCAGATGTCGTGCGAGGACAAGCTTTTTGGCCACACAGGTCGCGTGTTCGGTCTTCACTGTCTACGACGTGAGCGCTGCGCCACTGTTGGTGATGACGGTACGATGCGCTTCTGGAAAGTGGACGCTGCCACACAGCAGGAGTTCACTGCGAGTGCTCACTTCGGCGGAAAAGTGGTGCTTGAGTGCGTCGTGATGATGAATGACTTTATAGTCCTTTGCGGTGCTGCAAATGGAGCCCTCCTTGTTTTTGATGTGGGGAAGCGGAAGCCTGTGGCGGTGCGGGAGGGGGCCCACGGCTACGGTTTTGTCGGCGACGGGACTGGTCTTGAGAGCGAAGCAATTGCCATGCGACAGAAGTTAGACGGAAGTGTGGTCTCAGAGACGAGAATCCCCAACCCGATCACAGCTGTTGCTGCCATTCCATATTCGGATACGGCGGCGAGCGCTAGCTATGACGGTGTTGTGCGTCTCTGGCGTGTTGGCGCCGCATCTGAAAGCAGTGGAAAAACAGGCACAGGGAGCGGTGTACCTGCTACACCAGTTGTGCAACCGAGTTCACTGGACTGCCTTGCCTCCATCCCTGTCCGGGCTATCGTCACCTCACTGTATTTTCCTCCCACCAGTGATGTGCTATTAATCGCCTGCAGTAAGGAGCCGCGGCTCGGTCGATGGGTTGTGCAGCGGAGCGCATTGAACTCCGTGTACGTTGTGCCGCTGAACCAGGAAACACGTTTTAAATTGTCGTCTCGAGGGCGCGTCGAACACCTTCCCACTTTATTGTACGGCATTGACAATGATGGGGCATCCGATGAGGCAGATAGGATGGAAGACGCCACAGAGGGTCTTAGTGACGCGGGTGGTAGAGGTGGTTCATATCGATCTCATGATGAAGTGGGGAATGGCGGCGAAGAAGGCGATGATGGTACTGAAACAGACAACAGCACTGGTATGTTTACTGTTGGTGAGGAGGGTCAGATGAAGTTTAGCATGCCCATGAGTAATGGTGACAGATATCACGGTACGAAGAAGAAGTCCAAAAAGAGGACGCCAGGTGCGAAAGGTGAAGTTTGTGCCCCCAAAACTTCTTCCAAACGCTCCAGTACTGAAGCCGCAGAGGAAGAAcggcgaaaaagaaagaaaaaaaaggacaagaagaaaggagcaggaggagggaaacacaGCACTGCTGGCGAAGAGGATAAGTAA
- a CDS encoding deoxyhypusine synthase, putative: MAELAKSAVLVSSCTDDLLGDAKQVVVGPNQEDLHSAEAVLNRYSTVGFQASNLARAFSICEMMLTPQSPSPSLMPTEGDQASESPVMVQPTLFVGVTANLFGTGCREAIRFLCTECVPLPNGVEPATPLDDMAGISCDGTGALKPSPCDSRALIHVLVVSGGAMEHDIRRACESYKLSRDGAEEEGEQFHHPVERDRSRSKGTDCHFGNVRYNSSGVASRNLFSCVMRCLVKRLAEAQRKEKANREAAPIPEAYYDVCSWAITPSTLWYMAGLWMADIFTEALQETGEVTDEKVASEEGLKRAKSTVLYWAARNGVPIFSPSLTDGDIMEFILTAGDTGVPLLQLDLVADIHRLNRLAMRSRRTGMMILGGGVVKHHVCNANLMRNGADYAVFLNNAQEFDGSDAGARPGEAVSWGKLRLDSTAVKVYSEVTIVFPLIVVHVFVAWVRMMRSKGKENIRS, encoded by the coding sequence ATGGCTGAGTTGGCCAAGAGTGCGGTATTAGTGTCATCGTGTACTGATGACCTGTTGGGTGACGCAAAACAAGTTGTTGTGGGGCCAAATCAAGAGGATCTGCACTCAGCAGAAGCCGTTCTTAATCGCTATTCAACCGTGGGGTTTCAGGCCTCAAATTTAGCCCGTGCTTTTTCTATATGTGAAATGATGCTGACACCCCAATCTCCATCCCCATCGTTGATGCCCACTGAAGGGGACCAAGCATCTGAGTCACCAGTGATGGTGCAACCGACATTATTTGTTGGGGTCACTGCCAACCTCTTCGGGACTGGTTGCCGTGAGGCAATTCGATTTCTATGCACGGAGTGCGTTCCATTACCGAATGGAGTAGAACCCGCAACACCACTGGACGACATGGCTGGAATATCATGCGATGGGACGGGTGCACTGAAACCCTCGCCATGCGACTCGAGGGCGCTCATTCACGTTCTTGTGGTGAGTGGCGGTGCGATGGAACATGACATACGCCGTGCGTGTGAGTCGTACAAATTATCACGAGATGGGGCagaggaagaaggggagCAATTCCACCATCCGGTGGAACGTGACCGCTCCCGCAGCAAGGGGACTGACTGTCATTTTGGAAATGTTCGTTACAACAGTAGTGGGGTGGCGTCACGCAACCTTTTTTCATGCGTTATGCGCTGTCTTGTGAAGCGACTTGCGGAAGCgcaacgaaaggaaaaggcaaaCCGCGAAGCTGCTCCAATTCCCGAAGCCTATTACGATGTATGCTCGTGGGCCATAACCCCAAGCACACTTTGGTACATGGCTGGTCTGTGGATGGCTGATATATTTACAGAGGCCCTGCAGGAAACTGGCGAGGTTACTGACGAGAAGGTGGCCAGCGAAGAGGGACTGAAACGTGCGAAGAGTACCGTCCTCTACTGGGCTGCACGGAATGGTGTTCCAATTTTCTCACCCTCTCTTACCGACGGTGACATTATGGAGTTCATTCTCACCGCAGGGGACACTGGTGTGCCTTTACTGCAATTAGACTTGGTTGCAGATATTCACCGTCTTAACAGGCTTGCGATGCGAAGTCGACGCACGGGAATGATGATATTAGGCGGTGGCGTTGTGAAGCACCACGTCTGCAACGCAAATCTGATGCGCAACGGGGCTGATTATGCAGTGTTTTTGAATAATGCGCAAGAGTTTGACGGCAGCGACGCCGGGGCTCGCCCTGGTGAAGCAGTTTCTTGGGGCAAGTTAAGGTTGGACTCCACCGCAGTGAAAGTGTACTCGGAGGTGACAATTGTGTTTCCGTTGATTGTTGTTCATGTATTTGTGGCGTGGGTCCGAATGATGCggagtaaaggaaaggagaatatCCGCTCGTGA
- a CDS encoding eukaryotic translation initiation factor 5, putative, which translates to MTSSMIPVDPDKRDDIYYRYKMPAIQTKVEGSGNGIKTVFPNIHDVCLAINRPEEVLMKYFQSEFGAQRTVSEKDDKFLIMGSHTEERVQEKVYDFIRQFVLCRSCRNPETQLSVERNKKGAPQVSMSCGACGKSMKLEDLGARYVTALATHFAKNPQAALRKGAGTAEARKKDKAQQEEAAAAAAAKLAVPVEKHVIMKSDLQDTREAPQEVLARFMRQCEGDYEEILRHSMELMSTYNLKDKMGPLLVLNAIVIAEKEFMAGLRRHTALLKRFSTLPDSVLYDASADETTKTERQKRKMQLQVAAMEECARICVQHLKPEQLVVALFVLFIEGVLEGESIKNWHNEGKPPSKVDPAVYAEMREAVEPLVVWLDGNKCVAA; encoded by the coding sequence ATGACGTCTTCAATGATCCCTGTGGATCCCGACAAGCGGGACGACATATACTACCGTTACAAAATGCCTGCCATTCAAACAAAGGTAGAAGGCAGTGGTAACGGTATCAAGACTGTCTTTCCGAATATCCACGACGTTTGCCTCGCCATCAACAGGCCAGAAGAAGTCCTGATGAAGTATTTCCAGTCAGAGTTTGGTGCTCAGCGCACGGTGTCTGAAAAGGACGACAAATTTCTTATTATGGGAAGTCATACAGAGGAACGTGTACAGGAAAAAGTATATGACTTTATCCGCCAGTTTGTCCTATGCAGGAGCTGCCGTAACCCCGAAACTCAGCTCTCTGTGGAGCGCAACAAGAAGGGTGCCCCCCAGGTTAGCATGTCGTGCGGAGCGTGCGGTAAGTCGATGAAGTTGGAAGACCTTGGAGCGCGCTACGTCACTGCTCTCGCTACTCACTTCGCCAAAAACCCACAGGCAGCACTACGGAAAGGCGCAGGTACGGCGGAGGCTCGTAAGAAGGATAAGGCCCAAcaggaggaggcggcggctgctgcagcagcaaagtTGGCGGTTCCTGTGGAGAAACACGTGATTATGAAATCAGACCTACAGGATACACGTGAGGCGCCGCAAGAAGTGCTTGCACGCTTCATGAGACAATGTGAAGGTGACTACGAAGAGATTCTGCGTCACTCCATGGAACTTATGTCAACCTACAACTTGAAGGACAAAATGGGGCCGCTACTCGTTCTGAATGCCATTGTAATTGCCGAAAAGGAGTTCATGGCTGGTTTACGACGCCATACGGCACTGCTGAAGCGCTTTTCAACCCTTCCAGACTCTGTACTGTACGACGCTTCGGCGGATGAGACGACAAAGACGGAGCGACAAAAGCGGAAGATGCAGCTACAGGTTGCTGCTATGGAGGAGTGCGCCCGCATATGCGTGCAGCACCTCAAGCCTGAGCAGCTTGTGGTTGCgttatttgttcttttcattGAAGGCGTTCTCGAGGGTGAATCGATTAAGAACTGGCATAACGAAGGAAAACCCCCGTCAAAGGTCGACCCAGCGGTATACGCCGAGATGAGGGAAGCGGTGGAGCCACTTGTCGTGTGGTTGGATGGGAACAAGTGTGTCGCAGCGTGA
- a CDS encoding DNA-directed RNA polymerase III largest subunit — MLKGGSSTSFLLPQQFVEPLPHAPVEISALHYGLLSRNDVHRLSVLPCRRVVGDVKEYGVNDARLGVCDRLSICETCGLNSIECVGHPGHIDLEAPVFHLGFFTTVLRICRTICKRCSHVLLDDTEIDYYKRRLSSSSLEPLQRTMLIKTIQTDAYKTRVCLKCGGLNGVVRRVRPMRLVHEKYHVEPRRGEGPRENPGGFFDAELRTACAYNKVVGECREFVHDFLDPVRVRQLFLAVPPGEVILLGLAPGVSPTDLLMTTLLVPPVPVRPRGCAGTTTVRDDDLTAQYNDILVSTDTMQDGSLDATRYTETWEMLQMRAARLLDSSLPGFPPNVRTSDLKSYAQRLKSKHGRFRCNLSGKRVDYSGRSVISPDPNLDVDELAVPLHVARVLTYPQRVFKANHELMRRLVRNGPHVHPGATTVYLAQEGSKKSLKNERDRHRLAARLAVGDIVERHVMNGDLVLFNRQPSLHRVSMMAHRARVLPFRTFRFNECCCAPYNADFDGDEMNVHFVQTEKARAEALQLMSTARNIISAKNGEPIIACTQDFLAAAYLVTSRDVFFDRGEFSQMVSHWLGPVTQFRLPIPAILKPVELWTGKQLFELIVRPSPEVDVLLSFEAPTKFYTRKGKHDCAEEGYVAFLDSCFISGRLDKKLLGGGAKDGLFARLHTIAGGGYTARVMSRIAQFTSRYLTNYGFSLGLGDVAPTPELNKQKAAVLARSVEVCDGLIKSAKTGRMIPLPGLTVKQSLEARLNTELSKVRDECGTAAVQTLSIHNNTPLIMVQSGSKGSALNIAQMMACVGQQTVSGKRILDAFQDRSLPHFHRFEEAPAARGFVANSFYSGLSPTEFFFHTMAGREGLVDTAVKTAETGYIYRRLMKAMENLSVRYDGTVRNTKGDVIQLRFGEDGLDPQLMEGNSGTPLNLEQEWLSVRAAYARWVVGLLAGSKTASDGNAIRDNENYFNEFISMLPTEGPSFVEMCLNGDQEALKVCEEQESREDALHNSNGKTNDRESRPRTGRLRRAVLISHLVKVCSRKFKDDIQDFFVKKVREQQRIRNLLNLPNTSRERTEGGGDNSGPIANKRTKKRAPSLKVKDSKEGGRVSELRDLEMLQTELLPLTRGMVTRFIAQCASKYLRKACEPGTPCGAIAAQSVGEPSTQMTLRTFHFAGVASMSITQGVPRLVEVINANRNIATPVVTAPVLLMEGEENHCEIFRKRARFVKAQIERVLLREVVSEIVEVCSDTEFYLRVHLNMSVITKLHLPINAITVRQRILAAAGHTMSPLRMLNEDCIEVFSLDTLAVYPHFQDARWVHFSLRRILGLLPDVVVGGIGGINRAMISSNGTEVLAEGAELRAVMNLWGVDSTRVVCNHVAVVERVLGIEAARRVIVDEIQNILKAYSLSIDVRHVYLLADLMTQRGVVLGITRYGIQKMNFNVLTMASFERTTDHLYNAAATQRVDRDLSVSDSIIVGKPVPLGTTSFDLLLDGSISNDVLPPQRCVKRGMGPNFHTAKRHHLVPLAAEGVFRLDLF; from the coding sequence ATGCTAAAAGGAGGTAGCAGTACATCTTTCCTGCTTCCGCAGCAGTTTGTTGAACCGCTTCCTCACGCACCTGTAGAGATTAGTGCACTACACTACGGCCTTCTTTCTCGTAACGATGTGCATCGTCTTTCCGTACTTCCATGTCGCCGTGTTGTTGGTGATGTTAAAGAGTACGGAGTCAATGACGCCCGTCTTGGCGTATGCGACCGTCTTTCCATCTGCGAAACTTGCGGACTCAACAGCATCGAGTGTGTTGGACATCCGGGTCACATTGACCTCGAGGCACCAGTTTTTCATCTTGGTTTCTTCACCACAGTGTTGCGAATTTGCCGTACTATATGCAAACGCTGCTCGCATGTGTTACTAGATGATACTGAAATCGATTATTATAAGAGGCGTTTGTCGTCTTCATCCCTCGAACCGCTGCAGCGCACGATGCTCATTAAAACGATACAAACGGATGCATATAAGACACGTGTGTGCCTTAAGTGTGGCGGTCTGAACGGCGTAGTACGGCGTGTGCGACCAATGAGGCTTGTTCACGAAAAATATCACGTGGAGCCTCGCCGTGGTGAGGGGCCTAGGGAGAACCCTGGTGGTTTCTTTGACGCTGAGCTGCGAACTGCATGTGCTTACAACAAGGTCGTCGGCGAGTGTAGAGAGTTCGTTCACGACTTCCTTGACCCCGTACGTGTCCGGCAGCTATTTCTTGCGGTTCCACCTGGGGAAGTCATACTGTTAGGCCTAGCACCTGGAGTTAGTCCTACGGATCTACTCATGACAACACTTCTTGTGCCTCCCGTGCCCGTGCGGCCACGAGGGTGTGCGGGGACAACGACCGTTCGCGATGATGATCTCACAGCTCAGTACAACGACATCCTGGTCAGCACAGATACCATGCAGGACGGATCTCTTGATGCCACTAGGTATACGGAGACGTGGGAGATGTTGCAGATGAGGGCAGCGAGGCTACTTGATTCGAGTCTTCCAGGGTTTCCACCAAATGTCCGTACCAGTGATTTGAAATCATATGCTCAAAGACTAAAGAGCAAACATGGCAGGTTCCGCTGTAACCTCAGTGGGAAACGTGTAGACTACTCGGGTCGCTCCGTCATTTCACCCGACCCAAATCTTGATGTGGATGAGCTCGCAGTGCCCCTTCATGTTGCCCGTGTGCTGACCTACCCTCAAAGAGTTTTCAAGGCCAACCATGAGCTAATGCGTCGACTTGTGCGCAACGGCCCGCACGTTCACCCTGGCGCCACTACCGTTTACCTGGCGCAGGAAGGCTCAAAGAAGTCCCTCAAGAACGAGCGGGATCGACACCGCCTGGCAGCACGCCTTGCAGTTGGAGACATTGTTGAGCGACATGTGATGAATGGTGACTTGGTTTTATTTAATCGCCAGCCTTCGCTTCATCGTGTTTCAATGATGGCCCATCGTGCTCGAGTGCTGCCTTTCCGCACGTTTCGTTTCAATGAGTGTTGTTGCGCACCTTATAATGCTGATTTCGATGGTGACGAAATGAATGTGCATTTTGTTCAAACCGAAAAGGCTCGGGCAGAAGCTCTTCAACTTATGTCCACCGCGAGGAACATCATTTCAGCGAAAAATGGTGAGCCAATTATTGCGTGTACACAAGATTTTTTGGCCGCTGCATACCTTGTAACATCTCgcgatgttttttttgaccGTGGCGAGTTCTCGCAGATGGTGTCGCATTGGCTCGGCCCAGTAACGCAATTTAGACTGCCCATTCCCGCTATATTGAAACCCGTAGAGCTATGGACGGGAAAACAGTTGTTTGAACTCATTGTACGTCCCTCACCTGAGGTGGATGTACTGTTGAGTTTTGAGGCTCCAACAAAGTTCTACACGAGGAAGGGTAAGCACGACTGTGCAGAGGAGGGCTATGTGGCATTCCTTGATTCCTGTTTTATATCAGGCCGCCTCGACAAGAAGTTATTAGGTGGAGGAGCAAAGGATGGACTTTTCGCACGGCTACACACCATTGCTGGGGGTGGGTACACAGCGCGTGTTATGTCTCGCATTGCACAGTTCACTTCACGGTACCTAACAAATTATGGGTTTAGCCTGGGCCTCGGCGATGTTGCGCCAACCCCAGAGTTGAACAAACAGAAAGCAGCAGTTCTAGCGCGCTCTGTAGAGGTATGTGATGGTTTAATCAAATCAGCGAAGACGGGGCGGATGATACCCCTTCCGGGTCTTACTGTCAAGCAATCACTGGAGGCGCGTCTCAATACGGAGTTGTCGAAGGTGCGTGACGAGTGCGGTACCGCAGCCGTACAAACACTTTCCATCCACAACAATACGCCGCTGATCATGGTGCAATCGGGTAGTAAAGGTAGTGCCCTGAACATTGCTCAAATGATGGCCTGCGTGGGCCAGCAGACTGTAAGTGGGAAGCGTATTTTGGACGCCTTTCAGGACCGCTCGCTCCCACATTTCCACCGTTTTGAAGAGGCACCTGCAGCCCGTGGGTTTGTGGCTAACTCGTTTTACTCTGGCCTCTCCCCGACagagtttttctttcacacaaTGGCAGGACGTGAGGGTCTCGTCGATACGGCAGTCAAGACGGCAGAAACGGGGTATATATATCGGCGCCTGATGAAGGCAATGGAAAACTTGAGCGTACGGTACGACGGCACGGTGCGTAACACGAAAGGAGACGTAATACAGCTAAGGTTTGGTGAAGATGGCCTTGACCCTCAGCTCATGGAGGGTAATAGCGGCACACCTCTGAACTTGGAGCAGGAATGGCTTAGTGTTCGAGCGGCGTATGCACGTTGGGTCGTGGGACTGCTTGCTGGAAGTAAGACGGCAAGTGACGGAAATGCAATACGAGATAATGAAAATTACTTTAACGAGTTTATTTCGATGCTTCCAACAGAGGGACCTTCGTTTGTAGAAATGTGCTTGAATGGGGATCAAGAGGCGCTAAAAGTTTGTGAGGAACAGGAGTCTCGAGAAGATGCTTTGCATAACAGCAACGGGAAAACTAATGATAGGGAGAGCAGGCCACGTACAGGAAGACTGCGTCGGGCAGTGTTAATTTCCCATCTGGTTAAAGTTTGCAGTAGAAAGTTCAAAGATGATATCCAAGACTTCTTCGTGAAAAAGGTGAGGGAACAGCAACGGATCCGCAACCTGCTCAACCTTCCCAACACGAGTCGTGAGCGAACGGAGGGGGGAGGTGACAATAGTGGGCCTATTGCAAATAAGAGAACCAAAAAGAGAGCACCGTCACTGAAGGTCAAAGACagcaaagaagggggaagggtTTCCGAGTTGCGGGACCTTGAGATGCTTCAGACCGAACTACTTCCGCTGACACGCGGAATGGTAACACGATTCATTGCTCAATGCGCAAGCAAGTATCTGCGTAAGGCATGTGAGCCTGGTACCCCGTGCGGCGCCATTGCTGCCCAATCTGTTGGTGAGCCAAGTACTCAGATGACTTTGCGTACCTTTCACTTTGCTGGTGTGGCGAGCATGAGCATTACGCAGGGTGTTCCTCGACTAGTGGAGGTCATCAACGCCAATCGCAATATTGCTACACCCGTTGTCACAGCTCCAGTACTACTTatggaaggggaggaaaaccATTGCGAAATATTCAGGAAGCGGGCACGGTTCGTGAAGGCCCAGATTGAGCGCGTGCTGTTACGTGAGGTTGTGTCCGAAATTGTGGAGGTGTGCAGTGACACTGAATTTTACCTCCGTGTGCACCTTAATATGTCCGTTATTACAAAACTGCATCTACCCATCAACGCCATCACCGTTCGTCAGCGCATTCTTGCGGCCGCTGGGCATACCATGTCTCCCCTTCGGATGCTAAACGAGGATTGTATAGAGGTATTCAGCCTCGACACACTCGCTGTATATCCCCACTTTCAGGATGCCCGTTGGGTTCACTTTAGTCTCCGACGCATCCTCGGGTTACTCCCCGACGTTGTAGTTGGGGGCATCGGAGGCATTAACCGTGCGATGATATCCTCAAACGGCACTGAAGTGTTGGCAGAAGGCGCGGAGCTGCGTGCCGTAATGAATCTTTGGGGTGTCGACTCTACTCGGGTGGTCTGTAATCACGTGGCCGTGGTGGAGCGTGTGCTGGGTATTGAAGCTGCGCGCCGTGTGATCGTGGACGAGATACAAAACATACTCAAGGCATACAGTCTAAGCATTGACGTTCGGCACGTGTACCTCCTTGCGGATCTCATGACTCAACGAGGTGTGGTGCTTGGAATTACGCGATACGGCATTCAAAAAATGAACTTCAACGTTCTTACCATGGCTTCATTTGAGCGCACCACGGACCATTTGTACAATGCCGCAGCCACTCAACGAGTTGACCGGGATCTCAGTGTGTCAGACAGTATTATCGTAGGGAAACCTGTCCCATTAGGGACAACATCCTTCGATCTCTTGTTAGACGGTTCCATAAGCAACGATGTTCTCCCTCCTCAGCGTTGCGTGAAACGCGGGATGGGCCCCAACTTCCACACCGCAAAACGACATCATCTGGTACCTC